Within Microbacterium oryzae, the genomic segment CGAGCCGTTCATGGTCGTCGACGCGCAGTTCTACATCGGGCGCAACCTCGACATCGTGCAGCAGGCCGACTCGCTGGGCTCGTACGGCGCCGACATCGTCGCCGACTACGAGCGGTACACGGCCGCCAGCGCCATGGTCGAGGCGGCCGACCGCGTGAACGAAGCGGAGTCGACGTCCCAGCAGTTCTTCCTGCTCGTCGGTGCGCTGCGCGCGCTGTCGCGGGGCGAGCACGCCCCGCAGGCGATCATGGACTCCTATCTCCTGCGCGCCATGGCCCTGTCCGGATGGGCGCTCTCGTTCGAGGACTGCGCGCGCTGCGGGGCGCCCGGCCCGCACGACCGCTTCGTCGGACAGCTCGGCGGCAGCGTCTGCGAGGCGTGCGCGCCGGCCGGCAGCCCGCGGATCGGGCGCTCCGGTCTGTCGCTTCTCGCGGCCCTGCTGCAGGGCGACTGGGAGCGCGTCGATGCGACACCGAGTCGCGACCTCTCCGCCGCGTCCGGCCTCGTCGCCGCATACGCGCAGTTCCATCTCGAGCGGGCCATCCGCTCGTTCAGCCACGTCGAGAAGCACCGTTGACGACCCTGCGAGAGAGCCGATGACCCCGAAGCCCTACACTCACCGCGACGCGGTGCCGTACAAGCCCCTCGACTGGACGGGTCTCACGCCGCCGCGGTTCGCGGGGCCGGTGCCCGAGCACGTCGCGATCGTGATGGACGGCAACGGGCGCTGGGCGAACCGGCAGGGGCTGCCGCGCGTCGAGGGGCACCGCCAGGGGATCGAGCAGCTGCTGGATGTCGTCGCGGGCGCCGTGCAGGCGGGCGTGAAGCACCTCTCGGTGTACGCGTTCTCGACGGAGAACTGGAAGCGCTCGCCCGAGGAGGTGCGCTTCCTCATGAACTTCAGCCGCATCGTGCTGCACCGCTACCGCGACCAGCTCAACGAGTGGGATGTCCGCATCCGCTGGGCGGGGCGGAAGCCGCGGCTGTGGGGCTCGGTCATCAAGGACCTGCAGGAGGCGGAGAAGCTCACCGCCGGCAACCGCACGATGACCTTCACGATGTGCGTGAACTACGGCGGGCGCTACGAGATCGTCGACGCGGTGCGCGAGCTCGCCGAGGAGGTGAAGGCAGGGCGGCTGAAGCCCTCCGCCATCACCGAGAAGGCGATCGCGAAGCGGCTGTACGTGCCCGACATGCCGGATGTCGACCTGTTCATCCGCTCGAGCGGCGAGCAGCGCACGTCGAACTTCATGCTGTGGGAGGCCGCGTACGCCGAGATGGTGTTCCTCGATCGCCTCTGGCCGGACTTCACCCGGGCCGACCTGTGGGAGGCCATCCGCATCTTCCACAGCCGCGACCGACGCTACGGGGGAGCGGTCGACACTCCGACCGTCTGACGGGAATGGGATGCCCGTCGCCGCCGTTGCAGACGATGTGACGGATGCGATCAAGATCGACGTGTGGAGCGATATCGCCTGCCCCTGGTGCTACATCGGCAAGCGGAATCTCGAATCGGGGCTGGCTGAGGTGGCCGGAGACGACGACGCGCCGCGCGTCGAGGTGACCTACCACTCGTTCGAGCTGGCGCCCGATACGCCCGTCGACTTCGACGGCAGCGAGCTGGACTTCCTCGCCGGACACAAGGGGATGGCTGCGGAGCAGGTCGAGCAGATGCTCGCGCGGGTGACCGAGGTCGCCGCAGGGGCGGGACTCGAGTACCGCTTCGACATCCTCAAGCACACCAACACCGTGAAGGCGCACGAGCTCATCCACCACGCGAAGGCGCAGGGCCGTCAGCTCGAGATGACCGAGCGCCTGCTGCAGGCCTACTTCACCGAGGGCCGCCACGTGGGGCGCGTCGACGACCTCGTCGACCTCGCCGCCGAGGTGGGTCTCGACGCGGATGGCGCGCGCGAGGCTCTCGAGAGCGACCGGCACGTCGTGGACGTGCGTCGCGACCAGGAGCAGGCGCGCGCGTACGGCATCAACGGCGTGCCGTTCTTCGTCATCGATGGTCGCTACGGCGTGAGTGGCGCGCAGCCGCCCGAGGCGTTCGCGCAGGTGGCTCGCCAGGTGTGGGCTGAGCACCGGTCCGCCGCGGGCGACGCGGCCTGAGTCAGCGCGGGAGCGCGGCCTCGATCGCCCCGACGATGTCGGCGGAGTCCGGCTTCACCGGCGGGCGGAACCGGCGCACCTCGCCCGAGGGCAGCACGAGGAACTTCTCGAAGTTCCAGGCGATCGGCCCGGACAGCCCGACGCCGTCCTTGGTCTTCTTGAGCGCCTTGTAGAGCGGGACGGTGCGGGAGCCGTTGACCTCGACCTTGTCGGCGATCGGGAAGCTCACGCCCCACGTCGTCGCGCAGTAGTCGAGGATCTCCTCCATCGATCCCGGCTCCTGTCCGAGGAACTGGTTGCAGGGGAAGCCGATGACCGTCAGGCCCCGCTCGCCGTACGTGCGCTGCAGCTCCTCGAGCTGCTCGTACTGGGGCGCGAGGCCGCACTTCGAGGCGACGTTCACGACGAGGAACACGTGGTCGTCGCCGTAGTCGGCGAGGGTCCGCTCGACGCCCTCGGCGTCGTGGAAGGGGATGCTGCGGACGTCGGGGAGGTCGCTCATGCGCTCAGCCTACGGCGGCCATCCACACTCGGTATCGTCCCTGCCGTCGTCTGGGAGAATCGATAGGTGACCACCGTCCTGAACCCTCAGCGCACTCTGCGCATCGGCGCCCTCGACATCGGCGTGCCCGTCGTGCTCGCGCCGATGGCCGGCATCACCAACACCGCCTTCCGGCGTCTCTGCCGCGAGTACGGCGGCGGCCTCTACGTGAGCGAGATGATCACCTCGCGCGCGCTCGTCGAGCGCAACGCCGCCACGATGCGCCTCATCCGCCACCACGAGTCCGAGTCGCCGCGGTCGATCCAGCTCTACGGCGTCGACCCCGAGACCATCGCCGCCGCGGCCCGCATCATCGCCGAGGAGGACCGGGCCGACCACATCGACCTCAACTTCGGCTGCCCCGTGCCGAAGGTGACCCGCAAGGGCGGCGGCTCCGCCCTGCCGTGGAAGCTCGGGCTCTTCCGGGACATCGTCGAGCAGGCCGTCGAGGCGGCCGGCCACATCCCGCTCACGGTGAAGATGCGGAAGGGCATCGACGCCGACCACCTCACGTACCTCGACGCGGGCCGGATCGCGGAGGACGCGGGAGCGGCCGCCGTCGCGCTGCACGCGCGGACCGCCTCCGAGTTCTATTCGGGGCAGGCGGACTGGTCAGCGATCGCGAAGCTCAAGGAGGCCGTGACGAGCATCCCCGTGCTCGGCAATGGCGACATCTGGTCGGCGGACGACGCGCTGCGGATGATGGACGAGACCGGGTGCGACGGCGTCGTCGTCGGGCGCGGGTGCCTCGGGCGACCGTGGCTGTTTGGCGACCTCGCCGCCGCCTTCGGTGCAGAGGGTGTGGAAGTGGACGCCACCCTCGGCTTCGTCGCGCAGGCGTTCCGCCGGCATGCCGAGCTGCTCGTGGAGTTCTTCGACGACGAGGACCGCGGCTGCCGCGACATCCGCAAGCACGTCGCCTGGTACTTCAAGGGCTACCCCGTGGGCGGCGACCTGCGCGCGCGTCTCGCGACGGCGTCGAGCCTGGCCGAGATCGACGACCTTCTCGGCGAGCTGGACCACGACGCCCCGTACCCGGGCGCCGCGGCCGAGGGTCAGCGCGGACGCGCGGGCACGCCCAAGCGTCCGGTCCTGCCCGAGGGATGGCTGGACTCGCGCGATCTGGGCGAGGCCGACAGCTGCGAGCTGCGCGACGCGGAGCTGGACACCAGTGGGGGCTGAGCACATCGTCGTTCCGCGTCCGGCCGGGTACACCGACGCCGACGCCGAGCGCTTCCATCACGAGAATCACCGCTCGCATCGGGATGACTTCGCCCGCGACCGTGCGCGCGTCCTCCACTCGGCGGCACTGCGTCAGCTCGCCGCGAAGACGCAGGTGCTGAGCCCGGCCAGCCCCGCGGACTTCGCCCGCAACCGCCTCACGCACTCCCTCGAGGTCGCGCAGGTCGGCCGCGAGCTCGGCACCGCCCTCGGTCTCGCCGAGGACGTCGTCGACGCGGCGTGCCTCAGCCACGACCTGGGCCATCCGCCCTTCGGGCACAACGGCGAGAAGGCCCTCAACGAGTGGGCGGCAGGCATCGGCGGGTTCGAGGGCAACGCGCAGAGCCTGCGCATCCTCACGCGCCTCGAGGCGAAGGTGCTCGACGACGAGCGCTCGCACGGGCTGAACCTCACCCGCGCGACGCTCGACGCCGCCTGCAAGTACCCGTGGACGGTCGCCGACCCCGTGCTCGATCCGGGCGGCCGGCTGAAGTTCGGCGTGTACCCCGAGGACGAGGACGTGTTCCGGTGGCTGCGCCAGGGCGCGCCCGACAAGGAGCGCTGCATCGAGGCGGAGGTCATGGACCTCTCCGACGACATCGCGTACTCCGTCCACGACTTCGAGGACGCCGTCGTCAACGGCTACCTCGATCTCGAGCACGTCAGCGATCCGCTCGCGCACCATCCGCTCATCGGCCGCGTGCAGGAGTGGGTGGGCTATGACTACCCGCGCGACGAGCTCGCCGAGGGGCTCTACCGTCTCACCCGGCTGCCGATGTGGATGCGCACGTTCGATCGCTCGCGCGGCGACCTCGCGCGCCTGAAGAACCTCACGAGCGACCTCATCGGCCGGTTCGCCCGCGCGGCGGTCGACGCCACGCGGGCCGCCTATCCCGCCGCGTCGCTGACGCGCTACAACGGCCACGTCGTCGTGCCGCGCGAGGTCGAGGTCGAGATCGCGGTGCTCAAGGGCCTGATGGGCGCGACGATCGTCACGATCGACGAGCGCCGCAACATCTACGCCGAGCAGCGGCGTGTGCTCAAGCGCGTCGCCGACGCGCTGGTGTCGACGGATGCCCTCTGGTCGACAGGCGCGGACGCGCTCGAGCCGGCGTTCGCGGCGGACTTCCTCGCCGCCGACACCGACGCCGCCCGCACCCGGGTGGTCGTCGACCAGGTCGCCTCGCTCACCGACCAGACCGCGGTCGCCTGGCACAGCCGGCTCGTCGGCGAGGTGGACCCGGCGCAGGTGGGGATCTGGGCTCCGCGCCCCGGACGCCGTGACGGAGCGTCGAAGGCCGCGCGCACCTCGCAGGTGGCCTGATGCCGCGCATCCGGCAGGCCGACGTCGACGAGGTGAAGGCGCGGACCAACATCGCCGACATCGTCGGCGAGCGGGTGGCGCTGAAGTCGGCCGGCGTCGGGTCGATGAAGGGGCTCTGCCCGTTCCACGATGAGAAGAGCCCGAGCTTCCACGTGCGGCCGCAGGTGGGCTTCTACCACTGCTTCGGCTGCGGCGAGTCGGGCGACGTCTACACGTTCCTGCGCGAGATGGACCACGTCTCGTTCACGGAGGCCGTGGAGAAGCTCGCCGGGCGCATCGGCTACACCCTCCACTACGAGGATGGCGGCCCCGCGCCCGAGACGAGCGGTCGCGCGCGTCTGTTCGCGGCAAACGCCGCCGCCGGCGAATACTTCCGCTCGCAGCTCGTCTCGCCCGAGGCGGAGGCCGCACGCCGCTTCCTGGGCGAGCGAGGGTTCGATGCCGGAGCGGCCGCGCACTTCGGCGTGGGCTATGCGCCGAAGGGGTGGGACCACCTGCTGAACGCCCTGACGGCGAAGGGCTTCACTCGCGAGGAGCTCACGACGGCGGGCCTCGTGTCGACGAACCAGCGCGGCGGGATCTACGACCGCTTCCGCGGCCGCGTGATGTGGCCCATCCGCGATGTGACCGGGCAGACCGTCGGCTTCGGCGCGCGCAAGCTCTACGACGACGATCAGGGCCCGAAGTACCTCAACACCCCCGAGACGCCGATCTACAAGAAGTCGCAGGTGCTGTACGGTCTCGACCTCGCCAAGCGCGACATCTCCCGCGGCGATCCGCGCCGCGTGGTCGTCGTCGAGGGCTACACCGACGTCATGGCCTGCCACCTCGCCGGCGTGACCACCGCGATCGCCACGTGCGGCACGGCCTTCGGCAGCGAGCACGTGACGGTGCTCCGCCGCGTGATGGGCGACTCCTCGGCGTCCGGCGAGGTCGTCTTCACGTTCGACGGCGACGCCGCGGGGCAGAAGGCGGCCATCCGCGCGTTCACCGACGCGAAGAGCTTCAACGCGCAGACCTTCGTCGCGGTGGCGCCCGATGGGCTCGACCCCTGCGACCTGCGGCTGCAGCGCGGCGACGGCGCCGTGCGGACGCTCGTCGACCACAAGGTGCCGATGTTCGAGTTCGTCATCGACCGCGCGGTCTCCCGCTTCGACCTCGGCACGGTCGAGGGGCGCGTCGGGGCGCTGCGGTCTGCGGCGCCGATCGTCGCCGAGATCCGCGACCGGCTGCTGCGCCCCGGGTACGAGCGGGTGCTCGCGCGCCGGCTCGGCATGGACCCGACCGAGGTGCACGGGGAGGTCGAGCGCGTCGCGCGCCAGGGCGGAGCCGATCAGCGTCGCCCCGAAGCGCGCACCGAGGCATCGGACGGGCAGCCGGCCCCGGCCATCCGCGTCTCTCTCGCGACCCTGCCGCGCGGCACGGACACGGCCATCGAGCGCGACGCGCTCACCGGCATCCTGCAGTACGGGCATCGCGTGGAGCCGGACCTGCTGCACCGCGCGCTGTCGCTGCCGTTCCGCACGCCCGCGCTCGAGGCCGTGCGCGTCGCGGTCGAGGCCGTCGACCGGTCGAAGATCGGATGGTCGGTGGCCGCGGTCGAGATGGTGCGGGAGCCGTACCGGTCGCTCGCGGCCGAGCTCATCACGCGCGACTTCCCGGCCGTCAACGAGGAGCGTGCGGTCGTCTCGGTGAACGACCTCTGCCGGCGCATCGTGCTGCGGGCGATCGACGCGGAGAAGAACGAGCTGCTCGGCGCCGTGCAGCGTGTGGCGCCGGCCTCCGAGGAGGGGCGCGCGGTGCGGATGCGCCTGCGCGACCTCGACATCGACCGGCGCCAGCTGCTCGACGAAGCCTGACCGGCAAGGCAGGATGGGAGGATGCGCGTACCCGACGACACCGAGAACGCCATCCGCTGCGACGATCTGAGCGTCGCGCGCTCGGGGAAGGGGCACGCCATCCGCGCGGTCGACGGCGTGACCGCGACGCTGCCGGTCGGGAGCACGCTGTGCATCGCCGGGCCCACGGGATCGGGCAAGTCGAGTCTGGCGTCGGTGCTCGCCGGCACGCGGGATCGCTCCATCACGGTCAGCGGCGGTGACGCGTTCGTCACGGGCATCTCCGTGCGCCATCCGGGTCGCGCACATCGTGTGCTCACCTACCGCTCGGGCTATGTGCCGCAGGGCGGCGGCTCGGGTCTGCCCTCGCGCCTCACCGTGTCGGAGGTCATCACCGAGCCGATCACCTCGCGCGATCGGCGGGTCAATCAGCGCGCGCTCGCCGTCCGCGTCGCCGCGCTGCTCGACGAGATGCACCTGCCGCTCGGGGCGGCGTCGAAGTTCCCCTACGAGCTGAGCGCCGGCATGCGGCAGCGCGTCGCATTCGCGCGGGCGCTCGTCCTCGACCCGCGCGTGCTCATCGCGGACGAGCCGATGGCGAACATCGGTCTCGAGGTGCGTCACGTCATCTTCGATGCCATCCGCCGGCGGCAGCAGGAGTGGGGGATGGCCGCCCTTCTCGTCACGAACGATCCGGATCTCGCGCGCGAGCTGTCGGCGGACCGGCTGATCCTGCGCTCGGGGCACGTCGTCGCGGCCGGGGACTCGCAGCACCTGGAGTGGACGCCCGGCACGAAGAGCACCGAGACGCTCCTCGTCGCGTGACGACACGCCCGCGTGCGCGGCTCGGTTTGGCGTCTGCCCGCGCGGGTTTGCTAAGCTAGGGGAGTTGCCCCGGAGACGGGGCAGAGGAGTGATCCTCGGTAGCTCAATTGGCAGAGCAGCCGGCTGTTAACCGGCAGGTTCTTGGTTCGAGTCCAAGCCGGGGAGCGTGTGAAGGGCCCGTCCATCGGACGGGCCCTTTCCCTTTGCCCGATGCGGGGCGCAGGCTTCGGGTCGTCAGGGTCGGTGGTGCGCTTCTCGCGTTATCGCCCGCCTATCGGCGAGTTCGGCACCACCGAAGCGCGGGTCCTCGGATTCGGTGGTGCGCTTCTCGTGTTATTGCCCGTCATTGGGCGAGTTCGGCACCACCGAAGTTGGGGCCCTCGCGTTCGGTGGTGCGTTTCTCGCGTTATCGCCCGTCATGGGGCGAGTTCGGCACCACCGAAGTTCGAGCGCTCGGGTTCGGTGGTGCGCTTCTCGCGTTATCGCCCGTCATTGGGCGAGTTCGGCACCACCGAAGTTCGAGCGCTCGGGTTCGGTGGTGCGCTTCTCGTGTTATCGCCCGTCATTGGGCGAGTTGGGCACCACCGAAGTTGGGGCCCTCCGGTTCAGTGGTGCGTTTCTCGCGTCAAGAGCCCGGGAAGCGATGTCCCGATGTCACCGCCCGCCGGGCGGGCCGATCAGCAGGAGCGCGGTGAACACCACCGCGACCGCCAGCACGGCGCCGATGCCGGAGCGCACCGGGTGGCGCAGCACCGCCCGCAGCGCGCGGTCGTGCCAGGTCGCGTCCCGCGGGTCCGTGCCGGCCGATGTGCGCCAGTCGCCCTCGAGCGCTCCCGACCGCTGCAGCCTGACCTCCGCGGGAACGCTCGCGTAGGGGATCACAGCGCTGAGCAGCGCGACCGCGAACCGGCCGACCCCCCAGCGCTGATTCATCGCGACGAGGATGACGACCGCTCCGTAGGAGAGGAAGACGAAGCCGTGCACGGCCCCGCCGATCGACACGCCCCTCGGCTCGCCGGTCATCGCTCGCAGCACGATCCCTCCGATCAGGAGAGTCCACGAGATCGCCTCGGCGATCGCAAGCGTGCGGAACAGGGCTGCAGGGCGTCGGAACACGGCTCTCCTCGGTCGGTTCCCCTCAGGCTAGAGAGCCTCGACTGAGGATCCGGTCGACGCCCGCGGTCGTCAGGAGCTGGGCGGCGGCGGGAAGTGAGGGATCGACTGGGGCTTGCCGGGCCCGACGGGCGGGACCGGTGGCAGGGGAGCGTCGTGCCGAGCGCCTTCGGGCGCGGCAGCTCGCGGCGCGTCCTTCGGGAATCGGCGGCCGGTGATGCTCGTCGGGTTCAGACGCACGAAGTGCGGCTTGTGCGTCGGGTCGGCGGTCGAGACAGCCCGCACGCCGGAGGCCGCGACCTCGGAGTCGACCTGGATCTCCGTGGCGGTGCCGCGTATCACCACGCTCCAGTGGTGCGTGTCGTCGACCCCGTCGACCTCGAACGCGACAGTCGGGTGCGCCGTGAGGTTCCGGAGCTTCCCGCCCGAGCCCGTGCGCAGGTACACATTGCCCGCGTGCACGGTGTAGTTGATGGGGAACAGGTCCGGGGTCCCGTCCGCGCGGATGACCGCCAGCCGGGCGAGATCCGAGGACTCCACCCGCTGCCAGGACTCCGCCGTGGTGAGCTTCGATCCGCTGTCGTCGGCCATCGCGCTTCCTCCGCTCCTGCACCTTCGCGTCCTCCGGCCAGTCAACCGCCGCGGACGGGCGGAGGGCAAGCCCGAGCTCAGTCTGCCGCGATCAACCGCTGCGCGGTGTGAACGGATGGCCCGAGCCGCGTCAGGTGCGACAGCAGCTGCTCCGAGGCGCGAGCGAGGGCATCGTCGTCGACCGGCGCGAGGACGTCGAGGATGAAGAGCGCGGACGTTGTCTCGTTCGTGAGCTGCGTGCGGCGCCCCTGTCGCCAGTTCCACCGCCGGCAGGTGACGCCGGCGTCGTCGGTCCACACCACCTCGCCGAGCTCGGGGTGCTCCTCGACGGGCTCGCCGCCTGCGACGGTGTCGAACCGCTCGTCGCCCGACGCGCGCAGCAGCCGCGGGGCGCCGGCGTAGCGGTCCGCGTCCTCGCCGCCGAGCGGAATCTGATGCAGCACCGAGATCGCGTTGTAGATGTCGGTGAGACGATTCACGCGCGGCAGCCCGGACTCCGCACGGCGGGTGAGCGCCTCGAGGCTGTTCCGCGTGCGCTGCGGCTTCGCACCGAACGCGCGGTACGCCTCGCGCCACGCGGCGACGTGCGGCAGCTCCTCGACGGGCCTGCTCTCGAGCGCCTTCCGTGCGGACGCCTCGGCCTCGGACAGGAGTCGCTCGCTCTCCGCATCGCTCGGGCCCGGCTCGATCCCCTCGGCGACGATCAGCAGCGCGCGGTAATCGGGGCGCAACGCAAAGACGTCAGCGTCGACACGCGCCTCCTCGAGCAGGTGATCGCTCCCGATGGCACTTCGCGTCTCGTCCATGGGAGCACAGTAACGAAGCGGCGGAGTTGCAGAGAGCATAGAACCCCGTCAATATAGAAGCGTGTCGATACAGCTCGAACGCGCCGCGCGACCCCGCCTCTCCGCACTCGATCGCGGCCTCCCGGTGTGGATCGGCCTCGCGATGGTCGCCGGACTCCTGATCGGCCACTTCCTGCCGGCTGTCGGCGGGGCGCTCGAGCACCTCGAGGTCGGCGGGATCTCGCTGCCCATCGCGCTGGGTCTGCTGGTCATGATGTACCCCGTGCTGGCGAAGGTCCGGTACGACCGCGTCGCCGCGATCACCGGAGACCGGAAGCTGCTCGTCTCCTCCCTCCTGCTCAACTGGATCGTCGGGCCCGCCCTCATGTTCGCGCTGGCCTGGATCTTCCTCGCCGACGTCCCCGAGTATCGCAGCGGACTGATCATCGTCGGGCTCGCCCGCTGCATCGCCATGGTCGTCATCTGGAACGACCTCGCGTGCGGCGACCGCGAGGCCGCGGCCGTCCTCGTCGCGATCAACTCCGTCTTCCAAGTCGTCGCCTTCTCGCTCCTCGGCTGGTTCTACCTCGAGGTGCTCCCCGGATGGCTCGGGCTGGGCGGAGAGGGCCTCGACGTCTCCGTGGGGGAGATCGCCCTCAACGTCCTCGTCTTCCTCGGCGTGCCCCTCGCCGCGGGCTTCGCGTCGCGGTGGCTGGGGGAGCGCCGCCGCGGACGGCAGTGGTACGAGGAGCGCTTCCTTCCGAGGATCGGTCCGTGGGCGCTCTACGGCCTCCTCTTCACGATCGTGCTGCTGTTCGCGCTGCAGGGGGAGCAGGTGATCGACCGCCCGTGGGACGTCGTGCGGATCGCGCTGCCGCTGCTGGCCTACTTCGCGATCATGTGGCTGGGCGGGCTGCTCACCGGCCGCGCCCTCGGCCTCGGCTACGCGCGCTCGTCGACGCTCGCCTTCACCGCGGCCGGCAACAACTTCGAGCTCGCGATCGCCGTCGCCATCGGCACGTTCGGCGCCACCTCGGGCCAGGCGCTCGCGGGCGTCGTGGGCCCGCTCATCGAGGTCCCCGTCCTCGTCGGTCTCGTGTACGTCTCCCTCTGGGCGGCTCGCGCGTGGTTCGGCGTCGAGCCCCGCCAGCCCGTCGAACTCGAAACGGAGAGGACGCCCGCATGAGCACCGCCACCATCCCCGTCGAGACCTGCTCGCCGGTCCCCACGCACGCGATCGGCGAGCACGCCGCGGCGGCGCTCGCGCCGACGCTCAAAGCCCTGGCCGATCCGCTCCGGCTGCGGATGCTCTCGGCCATCGCCTCCGACCCGCGCGGCGAGTCCTGCGTGTGCGATCTCGCCGCACTCGCCGACGTCTCCCAGCCGACGGTCTCGCATCACCTCAAGGTGCTGCGCGACGTGGGCATGCTCACCGCCGAGCGTCGCGGCACGTGGGTCTGGTATCGGGTCGCGACGCGGCTGCGCCCCGCCGTCACGGCGCTGCTGGAGTCGTTCGCCCCGGTCGCGGTCGACCCCGCGCCCGTCGAGTACGGCGGGCTCGAGAACGTCGACGACGCCCTCGCGCGCCTCGCGGGGGAGCTGACAGCGGCCCATCCGTCGCTCAGCGACGACCTCGTCACGTCGATCGTCCGGGAGTCGTACACATCCCTCGCCCGCTCGGCACGCCTGACGAGCCATCTGCTGCCGCTCACCGAGCGCTTCGCCCGTCAGCGCCTGAGCGACATCGCGCGGGACCGCGCCACCGGCGTGCCGCAGGTGCTGTTCGTCTGCGTGGCGAACGCCGGTCGCTCGCAGCTCGCCGCCGCGATCCTCAACCGCGAGGCGGATGGGCGGGTCATCGCTCGCTCCGCCGGATCGAACCCGGCGGCCGACATCCACCCCACGGTGCGCCCGCTCCTCGCGGAGATCGCGGGTGCTGACCCCGACCCCTTCCCCAAGCCCCTCACCGACGACGCGGTGCGCGCCGCCGACGTCGTCGTGACGATGGGATGCGGCGACGTCTGCCCGATCATCCCCGGCGTCCGATACGAGGACTGGGTCGTCGGCGACCCGGCGCTCGCGTCGGAAGCCGGCGCCACGGCCATCCGAGACGACATCGCCCGCCGCGTCGCCCACCTGCTCGATACCCTCCTTCCCGCCTCTGATTCAGGAGCCACCGCATGACCAAGCCCTCCGTCCTCTTCGTGTGCGTCCACAACGCCGGCCGCTCGCAGATGGCCGCTGGATTCCTCCGTCACCTCGCGGGCGACCGCGTCGAGGTGCGCTCGGCCGGCTCCATGCCCGCCGAGCAGATCAACCCCGTCGCCGTCGAGGCGATGGCCGAGCTCGGCGTCGACATCACGGCGGAGACGCCGAAGATCCTCACCACCGAGGCGGTCCAGGCGTCCGACGTCGTCATCACCATGGGCTGCGGCGATGCGTGCCCGTTCTTCCCCGGCAAGCGCTACGAGGATTGGAAGCTCGAGGACCCGGCAGGCCAGGGCCTCGAGGCCGTGCGTCCGATCCGCGACGACATCCGCGCGCGGATCGCGCAGCTGGTCGACGAGCTCGTCTGATCCGTCCTCGGGGCGGGATCATGGTCCCGCCCCGGCCCCGACGCAAGCCCTCGACCGGGCCGCCTCCCCGTCGATACCGTCGGGGCATGGCGAAGACGAGCACGAGCATCCTCATCCTCGGCGCGGGCGGCGACCTCACCAAGCGCCTGCTGCTTCCGGGCCTCGCAAGCCTGCTCAACCGGCGCGAGTACGACGTGCAGGTCATCGGCTCGGGGCTCGACGACCGATCCGGCGAGGAATGGCAGGAGATCGTCGCGTCGAGCTTCGCGACGGTCGACGGCGACCCCGCCAAGCTGGGGGAGACGTCGTACATCCAGGCCGATGTCACGAAGCCCGACGAGCTGCGGCGCCTGCTCGACGCGTGCGCGCACACGCCCGTCATCTACTTCGCGCTGCCGCCGGCGGTCACCGCCCGCGTGTGCGAGGCGCTGCGCGAGGTCGACCTGCCCGAGGGCACGCGCCTCGCGCTGGAGAAGCCCTTCGGCGTCGACCTCGAGACCGCGCGCCGTCTCAATCGTCAGCTCACCCTGCTCGTACCCGAAGAGCAGATCCACCGCATCGACCATTTCCTCGGGATGTCGATGGTGCTGAACCTGCTCGGCCTGCGCTTCGCGAACCGCGTGATGGACGCCGCGTGGCGCGCGGGCGATGTCGAGCGCGTGGAGATCGTCTACGACGAGACGCTGGGCCTCGAGGGGCGCGGCGGCTACTACGACAACGCCGGAGCTCTCGTCGACATGCTGCAGAGCCACCTGCTCGAGGTGCTGGCGCTCGTCGCGATGGAGCCGATGCCGAAGCTCGACCACGTCGAGCTGCGCTCCGCGATCGCGCAGGTGCTGCGCAACACGCGGGTGTGGGATGGCGACCCGGTCGCGTCGTCGAAGCGGGCCCGATACACCGCCGGCACCGTGGGGGAACGGGA encodes:
- the recO gene encoding DNA repair protein RecO, whose amino-acid sequence is MPTYRDEAVVLRTHKLGEADRIVTLLTKQHGRVRAVAKGVRRTSSKFGARLEPFMVVDAQFYIGRNLDIVQQADSLGSYGADIVADYERYTAASAMVEAADRVNEAESTSQQFFLLVGALRALSRGEHAPQAIMDSYLLRAMALSGWALSFEDCARCGAPGPHDRFVGQLGGSVCEACAPAGSPRIGRSGLSLLAALLQGDWERVDATPSRDLSAASGLVAAYAQFHLERAIRSFSHVEKHR
- a CDS encoding isoprenyl transferase, with amino-acid sequence MTPKPYTHRDAVPYKPLDWTGLTPPRFAGPVPEHVAIVMDGNGRWANRQGLPRVEGHRQGIEQLLDVVAGAVQAGVKHLSVYAFSTENWKRSPEEVRFLMNFSRIVLHRYRDQLNEWDVRIRWAGRKPRLWGSVIKDLQEAEKLTAGNRTMTFTMCVNYGGRYEIVDAVRELAEEVKAGRLKPSAITEKAIAKRLYVPDMPDVDLFIRSSGEQRTSNFMLWEAAYAEMVFLDRLWPDFTRADLWEAIRIFHSRDRRYGGAVDTPTV
- a CDS encoding DsbA family oxidoreductase; the protein is MTDAIKIDVWSDIACPWCYIGKRNLESGLAEVAGDDDAPRVEVTYHSFELAPDTPVDFDGSELDFLAGHKGMAAEQVEQMLARVTEVAAGAGLEYRFDILKHTNTVKAHELIHHAKAQGRQLEMTERLLQAYFTEGRHVGRVDDLVDLAAEVGLDADGAREALESDRHVVDVRRDQEQARAYGINGVPFFVIDGRYGVSGAQPPEAFAQVARQVWAEHRSAAGDAA
- a CDS encoding glutathione peroxidase, yielding MSDLPDVRSIPFHDAEGVERTLADYGDDHVFLVVNVASKCGLAPQYEQLEELQRTYGERGLTVIGFPCNQFLGQEPGSMEEILDYCATTWGVSFPIADKVEVNGSRTVPLYKALKKTKDGVGLSGPIAWNFEKFLVLPSGEVRRFRPPVKPDSADIVGAIEAALPR
- the dusB gene encoding tRNA dihydrouridine synthase DusB, yielding MTTVLNPQRTLRIGALDIGVPVVLAPMAGITNTAFRRLCREYGGGLYVSEMITSRALVERNAATMRLIRHHESESPRSIQLYGVDPETIAAAARIIAEEDRADHIDLNFGCPVPKVTRKGGGSALPWKLGLFRDIVEQAVEAAGHIPLTVKMRKGIDADHLTYLDAGRIAEDAGAAAVALHARTASEFYSGQADWSAIAKLKEAVTSIPVLGNGDIWSADDALRMMDETGCDGVVVGRGCLGRPWLFGDLAAAFGAEGVEVDATLGFVAQAFRRHAELLVEFFDDEDRGCRDIRKHVAWYFKGYPVGGDLRARLATASSLAEIDDLLGELDHDAPYPGAAAEGQRGRAGTPKRPVLPEGWLDSRDLGEADSCELRDAELDTSGG
- a CDS encoding deoxyguanosinetriphosphate triphosphohydrolase, translated to MGAEHIVVPRPAGYTDADAERFHHENHRSHRDDFARDRARVLHSAALRQLAAKTQVLSPASPADFARNRLTHSLEVAQVGRELGTALGLAEDVVDAACLSHDLGHPPFGHNGEKALNEWAAGIGGFEGNAQSLRILTRLEAKVLDDERSHGLNLTRATLDAACKYPWTVADPVLDPGGRLKFGVYPEDEDVFRWLRQGAPDKERCIEAEVMDLSDDIAYSVHDFEDAVVNGYLDLEHVSDPLAHHPLIGRVQEWVGYDYPRDELAEGLYRLTRLPMWMRTFDRSRGDLARLKNLTSDLIGRFARAAVDATRAAYPAASLTRYNGHVVVPREVEVEIAVLKGLMGATIVTIDERRNIYAEQRRVLKRVADALVSTDALWSTGADALEPAFAADFLAADTDAARTRVVVDQVASLTDQTAVAWHSRLVGEVDPAQVGIWAPRPGRRDGASKAARTSQVA